AACCGAAGGTTTCGAGCCGGTGTTCTGCGCCGATGGAGCCCGGGCCGTCGATGAATGGCGCGCCCAGCGGCCCGACCTCGTGCTGCTCGACCTGATGCTTCCCGGAATGGACGGAATCGAGATCTGCACCCGCATCCGCGCGGAGTCGGGGGTTCCGATCCTGATGCTCACCGCGCGCAGCGACACGGCAGATGTCGTGCGCGGGCTCGAAGTCGGTGCGGATGACTACATGGTCAAGCCCTTCAATCCGAAGGAACTGGTCGCCCGCATCCGCACCCGCCTGCGCCCGACGCCCCAGGGCGCCGTGGAGCAGCTTCGCGTGGGCGATCTCACCGTCGACGTCGATGCGCACGAAGTGCGTCGGGGCACCACCCCGATCGCGCTCACGCCGCTCGAGTTCCAGCTGCTCGTCGCCCTCGCCTCGAAGCCGCAGCAGGTCTTCTCCCGCGAGATGCTGCTGGAACAGGTCTGGGGCTATCACTACAAGGCCGACACGCGACTGGTGAACGTGCACGTGCAGCGGCTGCGGGCGAAGGTGGAGCTCGATCCCGACAACCCGAAGATCGTGATGACGGTGCGTGGCGTCGGCTATCGCGCCGGGAGTGTTGGCTAGGGATCCATGGCCGTGACGACGACGACCACCACGGCGGTCGCCGTTCTGCGCGACTGGCGGAGTTGGCCGACGGTGCTGGCGGCGCTCTGGCGGCGATCGCTGCGGTTCCGCACGCTGACGATCACTCTGCTCGCGACCTCACTCGCCATCTTCGTCACCTGCGTGACCATGGCGCTCGTGATTCAGAACGACCTCTTCATCTCGCGCAAGAACGTCGTCCTCGAGGATGCGAGACGTGCGATCGATGATGCGCAGAGCAAATTGGATGTGGCCGAGGTCGGCGATGATTCCGCGGCGTTGCAAGAGCTCTGGCGCAGTATCACCGAGGGGCTCGCTCGCAACTCGAGCGCCGACCAACTGGCGGGTTTCCGCGTCGACAAGGGACCGAACCCCCTCCGCGTGAACGGCTTCACACAGGGAGGGTTGACGGCGAACCAGCTGAGCGACGGGCTCCGCAATCGCGTCAGGGATTTCGACTACCTCCAGGCCTGGCAGTCGGTGGCAGTGGCCGGCGACGGGGGCAGCGAGGTGCCGGGGATCGTGGTGGGGCAGCAGTTGCAGGTCCCCGAGGCTGGTCCGTTCGAGATCTACTTCGCCTACGACCTCGGTGATGCGGATCAGACGCTCGTGTTCGTGCAGCGCACCCTGTGGATCGCCGGGATCGGGCTCGTGGCGATCGTCGCGGCGATCTCGTGGTTCGTGCTTCGCGCCGTCGCGACGCCGATCGTCCAAGCCGCGGAGACCAGTGCCCGGCTTGCCGCGGGCGACCTCGGAGTGCGTCTGGAAGTGCACGGAGAAGACGAGCTTGCGACCCTCGGCCGATCCTTCAACGCGATGGCCGACAGCATCGAGTCGCAGATCAAGGAGCTCGGCGAGCTGTCGATGGTGCAACAGCGCTTCGTCTCGGACGTGTCGCATGAACTGCGCACACCGCTGACGACGATCCGTCTGGCCGCTGACATGCTCAACGACCAGCGCGACGAGTTCGACCCGACGACGGCGCGGACCGCGGAGCTGCTGTACACGCAGGTACAGCGCTTCGACATCCTGCTCTCGGACCTGCTCGAGATCAGCCGTTACGATGCGGGATCTGTGCAGCTCGAGCTGGAGGCGACGAGCCTCGCACACGTCGCAGAAGACGTGATCGAACAGATGCGTCCTCTCGCGGAAGGGCATGGCACGCAGCTCCGGCTCGTGGCTCCCGGCGGCTATTCGCCGGTCGATATGGACCCCCGTCGCGTGCGCCGCGTGCTGCGCAACCTGATCGGCAACGCGATCGAGCACGGCGAAGGCCGTCCGATCGTGGTGACCGTCGACAGCAATCAGCACGCGGTGGCGGCCGGGGTTCGCGACTTCGGCATGGGCATGGCGCCCGACGATGCCGAGCGTGTGTTCGACCGCTTCTGGCGAGCGGATCCCTCCCGGCAGCGCACGATCGGAGGCACCGGTCTCGGACTCTCGATCGCGCTCGGTGATGCCACGCTGCACGGCGGAACGCTCGCCGTGTGGTCGAAGCTCGGCGACGGGACGAACTTCGTGCTCACTCTGCCGCGTCATGGCACCGTGCTGGAGGGGGCGAGCCCGATTTCGACCGAGCCGCAGGAGCCCTTGGCCGAGCTCGGTGACGCGACACAGCCGATCTCGCTCACCGACCTGGCGCGCGAGCTTCTCGATCGTGAGGACAACGCGTGATGAGCGGTCGGGTGACGCGGATGCTGCGGGGTGTCGCGATCGGCGTGGTCGCACTGATGCTGGCGGCCTGCACGGGGCTGCCGACCTCGGGCGACGTCTCCGCCGGGTTGGAGCTCGGAGAGGCGACCGACGACACCGACCTGCTCTTCATCGCGTCGGGCCCGCCACCGGGCGCGAGCCCCCAGGAGATCGTGGAGGGGTTCCTTGAAGCGGCCATCACGCCGGCGGACAACTGGGGTATCGCCCGCACCTTCCTCACTCCCGACCTGCAGCAGACGTGGCGGCCTGCGGCCGGTGTGTCGATCGATGCCACAGTCGGGTCGAGGGTCATCTCGTCGACGATCGCCGATGACGACGTGGAGGCCGCCGAGTCCGGAGACGTGAACGTGCAGTTCGAACTCGTGGCGAACGTCGACGAGTTCAACGCCTACTCGGAGTCGACCGGCGCCTCGAACCTGACCTTCACGGTGGAGCGCAGCGGCGACGGCGAATGGCGCATCGCGAAGGCGCCGGACGGGATCGTGATCGATGAGTCACGGTTCCCCCTGGTCTTCGACGCATATCCGCTGCAGTACTTCGATCAGGACTGGTCGCATCTCGTCCCCGACGTGCGCTGGTTCCCGCGCCGCACGAGCATCGCCACCACCGTGACGCAGGCCCTCATCGGCGGCGCCCCCAGCCCCTGGTTGGCTCCAGCGGTGCAGTCCGCGTTCCCCGCAGATGTCCAGCTCGCCGAGGACGCCGTGCCGATCGATGCGGCTCAGGTGGCCGAGGTGGCCTTGACGGCGCCCGCGAGCCGACTGGATCAGACGACGCTGGCGCGGATGCGCACGCAGTTGCAGGACACGTTCGAAGCGTCGGGCGTGCATGTGTCCCAGGTGCGCTTCACGGTCGATGGCCGTGCGCTCAGCGCCGGCATCGTGAAGCTGGGCGACGACGCGGTCGACCCGGGTCCTCTGGTGCTCACCGAAGACGCATTCGGGCTCATCGTCGGCGATCAGATCGCACCGGTGGACGGGATCAGCGAACAGATCCTCGCGCTCCCGCAGCAGGTGAGGTCGATCGAGGTGGCGGGGGATTCCACCCAGGCCGCTGTGCAGTTGAGCGATGGACACGCGTACCTCGTGGGTGAGGGGCGGGTGGACGAGGTCGACTCTCGCCCGCGGCTCATCGCTCCGTCGCTGGATCCGTTCGGGTTCACCTGGACGGTGCCCGCCGATGACCCTGCTGCCGTGCACGCCGGTGAGAACGACGTCGCCACCGACAAGGCCTGGCCCAATGCCTCCGCGATCTCCGCGATGCGCGTGTCGCCGGACGGCGCGCGGCTCGCGGCCGTCGTCACCGTGGGCGGACAGCACTGGGTGGTCGTGGTGGCCATCGTGCGCGATGACGGCGTGCCGGTGGAACTGGGCGCGGTCGAACAACTGACGAGGATCGACGCAGACACCGATCAATTGGTCTGGCTCGGCACGACGCGGCTCGGGGTCCTGGTGCCCGATCAGAGCCCGTTGCTGCTCACGCAGATGGTCGGCGGGCCCGGCAGCGTCGAGGCCGCTCCGCCCGGTGCACGCTCCCTCGCGGGCGCACGCAGTGCCACCGGGGTGCGTGTGCTGGACGCCGGCGGCACGCTCTTCGCACACGCGGGTTCCGCATGGCGCGAAGTGGCATCCGGCGTGAAGGTCCTGGCGACGCGCTCCGGCGAGTGAGGCCGAGCCTCCACCGGTCCTGCACAGCAGGCGCAGCATCCGCGTTGTCCCCCGTCGGCGCCTCTCCGCTCCTGCCAGTACCGAGGCCGCGGGCAGGATCGATGCATGATCTCGCATCCCTTAGCACGTGGCGCTCTGCACGACATCGTCGATGAGCTGGCGGCGCTGCTGCTCGCCGCCTCCTGTGCGGGGTGCGCGAAGCCCGGCGCGCTGCTGTGTGCCGTGTGTCGGCGGCAGCTCACGCCGTCTCCCACGCAGACCGTGACACCGGATGGCCTCGTCGTGCGCGCCGCACTCGCGTTCGATGGCGTCGCGGCGCGCTGCATCCGTCGGCTCAAGGGGGAGGGGGAGACGCTTCTGGCCCGACCCCTCGGACGAACCCTTGCTGAGCCTCTCGTCGCGGAGGTGGTGTCGGGGGTACTGATCGTGCCCGTGCCGACGAGCCGGAGCGCGTTCCGCCAGCGGGGCTACCGAGTGCCCGAGCTTCTCGCACGCGGAGCGGGTGTCCGGGCATCGAGGATTCTCGTTCCCGGGGCGACGAAGGCCGATCAGCGCGGGCTCGACGTGCGGGAACGCCGAGCCAACGTCTCGGGGAGCATACGAACGCGTCGTCGCGGAGAGGGCCAGCGGATCGCCCTCCTCGACGATGTCGTCACGACCGGCGCGACTCTCGACGAGGCTGCACGCGTGCTCACGGAGGCAGGCTTCGAGGTGGTCTCTGCGATCGCGCTCGCCGCCACGCCGCGTCACCGCAGACTCATCGGGGACTCATCGGCGACACGGAGGAAATGACCCGTGACATCCGTCCGAAGGCGGGCTACGTTGGGGGTCACACAAGGCGACCACGGTCCGCCCTTGGCCGGGAGGACCGGGACAAGGAGGCAGCAATGGAAACGAGCATCGTTGGCGTCGGGGTGGGTATCACTGACCGATTCCGCACCGTTGTCGAAGAGAAGATCGCCAAGATCCAGACGTTCGCAGGACGCGCGCAACGCCTGGATGTGAAGGTCACACATCGCGTCTATCGAAACGGACATGTGCCCGACGAGACCGTCGAGCTGACGCTCGTCGGCAAGGGTCCCGTCGTCCGCGCGGAAGCGACGGACGGCGACAAGTTCGTGGCCCTCGACCTCGCCGTCGACAAGATGTCGGAGCAACTGCGACGCGCGAAGGAGAAGCGAGTCGACGGTCGACAGCACCCGCGCGGCGCGCACTTCGAGAAGGGCAGCGGAGCCCTTGAAGGCATCGACGTCCAGCCGGCCTCGGTCGAGGTCCTGCACGCCGTCGCGACCGGCAACGTGCCGGTGCAGAACGACGAGGACGAGATCTACTCGCCCGTCGTCATCCGCACGAAGAGCTTCGACGCGGAATGGATGACGGTCGAGGAGGCCGTCGACCGGATGGAGCTGGTCGGCCACGACTTCTTCCTGTTCGTCGATGTCCGCAGCGACCACCCGAGCGTCGTCTACCGCCGCAAGGGATGGGATTACGGCGTGATCGCGCTCAGCACTCAGGCGCCGCCCGCGGAGGCACTCGCTTCGTGACCTGCGCATGAAGAAAGGCCCGTTCCTGAGAGGGAGCGGGCCTTTCTCGTACGTGCGGGGATCTGTGGACTGCGCGTCAGTCGAAGATGCCGTCCAGAAGGCTGCCGATCACGAGGCCGCCGAGGATGCCGGAGGCGATATCGCCGCCGCCCCCACCGCGTCGCCCGCCTCCGCCGCCCCAGCCGCCCCATCCGTCGTCCTGCGGGCGGGAGGAGTCGATGTCGCGCTGTGCGAGCTGGAGCGCCTCCGAGGCCAGATGAGCGACACGTCGAGCGCCGGCCAGAGCTGCCTCCCGCGTCTCCTCTGCGGGGAGCATGTCGGACAGGTCGATGCGCAGACGCTCCGCCTCAGCCAGGCGGGTGCGGGCGTCCGCGCCGATCCATCCGCGATGCCCGGCGATCAGGCCCCGCGCCACGCCCAACTGCCGGTCGGCGTCGTCGATGGCGTGTTGCACCTGCGGGAGCGAGGGGAGCGGGTTCGCTGCGCGGTGCTTGGCGAGCGCGATCGCGTCATCCAGACCCGTGTTCGCATCGCGCAGACGGGAGAGCTCCGCGAACGGATCGTTGCGGGCGCCGGAGGGGGCGAGCGAACTCAGGGCCGTCTGCAGAGCCGCCGTCGCCGCGGCGACCGCGGGCACCTGGGGTGCGGTGCGCGCGGCGATGAGGTCACCGCGCGAGTCGGCGACGACCTCGGCGAGCGTGGATTCAGCCCGCAGAGCCTCGATCTCGAAGTCCTCCACGGCATCCAGGAGCGCGGACGCGCGCCGCGTCGCCTCGGTCGCCGTCTCGAGCGCGACGTTCGCCTCTTCGTTCTGCTTGGCTGCACGTCGGCGTTCGGAGACCGATGCGCCGTGGACGGCGAAGGCGATGAGCTGCTCCGCCTCTGCCGCACTGGCGGCGATCTGCGTCATGGCGGAGTCGGCGTAGCGCCCGGCGAGCCGCTCGACGGCTGATCTGGTCTGCGGGATCCGCTCGCTCAGCGCCTCGGCATCCGTCCTGACCTGAGCGATGACCTCGGGCGCGCGCCGCACTTTCGCGACCGAGCTGGCGAGAACGTCCGTCTTCTCGTCGAGCAGATCCTGGGCCCAATCGCAGAGCTGCACGATGCGGGCGTTGCGCGTGCGCAGCTCCTCCGGGGTGTCGGGGATCTCGTCGTGGTTCAACTGGTGCATCTGGAACGCCTCGCGCAGGTGCGTGCGCACCGCGGACAGCGCCTGGCGCAGGTCGGTGGTCAGCGATTCGCCGAGCTCGGCCTCAGCGAACGCGAGTTCGTCGGACGTCGTGCGGATCCGCTCGTCAGCCGACACCAGCGCCTGTTCGGCGCGCCGTGCGAGATCGGCGTCCTGCGCGGCGAGCGCTTCCTGTTCGCGCTTCCGTCTGCCCCAAATTCCAGCCATGTGCTGATCCTACTTTCCGCGGACGATGCGATGGCTGAGCATCCGCTCCAGGCGAACGCAAGCGCCGAGGGCGCGGCTCAGGCGGCTGCCGACCTGGCGGGCCGTCCGCGCTTCGGTCGCTCCGTCGTGAGCTCGAGTGCCAGCACATGGCTCGGGTGCTGTGCGATGCGTTTCTCCGCATCATCGAGCCAGTGCACCTCGGCCTCGGCGGCGAAGATCATCCGGTCGATCACGAGCGACCAGGCGAGGCCCTCCGGGGTATCGGCCGCGTCGTTGTCTCGCCGTTCCCGCCGGAGCGCCTCCCACTGCTCCACGGACGCGACGCGTTGAACGCGGATCACGGATCCCACGTCGACGCCCGGGAGCGTCGCGGCGACGGCGAGCTTCACCGCGAGTTCGTCCCTGCCGGTGGTGCCGTGGACGACGGGGGAGGCGAGCCACCGGGCCGCCTCGGTGGAGCCGTCGGCGGTGATATGCCAGTAGACGTGCCCGTGCTCATCGGCGTCGCCGCGGCGCACGAGCCCGTCTCGTTCGAGACGTTCCAGCGTGTTGTAGATCTGACCGACGTTGAGAGACGATGTCGCTCCGGTGCGTCGGTCGTACTCGTGCCGCAGCTGGTAGCCGTAGCAGGGGCCCTGGTCGAGGATCGCCAGGAGGCTCTGACGCACTGACATGGTGATCTCCCGTTCGTGATGCTAATGCGATACCGAGTATATGCATACCGAGAATGCATCGCGGAGAGCCGTCCGGTGGACGCGATCGCGCGCCTTCCGCGGATCGCGGGACACGCTCGCAGGCGACGCGCAGGTCACGGGCCGGTAACATGACAAGATATGTCCGGTTTCCGTCCTCGTGACAGCCGGCACTTTACCCACCAACAGGGAGATGACATCCGTGGCCAATCCTCTTGAGAAGCTGCTGCGCGCCGGTGAGGGACGGGTCATCCGTCGCTTGAACCAGGTGGTCAAAGCCGTGGGAGCTCTGGAAGAGGACATCTCCCAGCTGACCGACGACGAGCTTCGCAACGAGACCGTCGAGTTGCGCGCCCGCTACGAGAAGGGCGAGACGCTCGACCAGCTGATGCCGGAGGCGTTCGCCGCTGTTCGCGAGGCTGCCAAGCGCACCCTGGGCATGCGCGCCTACGACGTGCAGATCATGGGTGGAGCAGCGCTCCACCTCGGCAACATCGCCGAGATGAAGACCGGTGAGGGAAAGACGCTCGTCGCGACCTTCCCCGCGTACCTCAACGCGATCGCCGGCCAGGGCGTCCACATCATCACCGTCAACGACTTCCTCGCCAGCTACCAGGCGGAGCTCATGGGGCGTGTGTTCCGTGCCCTCGGCATGACGACCGGCATCATCGTGTCCGGCCAGACGCCCGCGGTTCGCCGCGAGCAGTACGGCGCGGACATCACTTACGGCACGAACAACGAGTTCGGGTTCGACTACCTGCGCGACAACATGGCCTGGCGTAAGGAGGACCTCGTCCAGCGCGAGCACTTCTTCGCGATCGTCGACGAGGTCGACTCGATCCTCATCGACGAGGCGCGCACCCCGCTCATCATCTCCG
The sequence above is drawn from the Candidatus Microbacterium colombiense genome and encodes:
- the mtrA gene encoding MtrAB system response regulator MtrA, translating into MTSRILVVDDDTALAEMIGIVLRTEGFEPVFCADGARAVDEWRAQRPDLVLLDLMLPGMDGIEICTRIRAESGVPILMLTARSDTADVVRGLEVGADDYMVKPFNPKELVARIRTRLRPTPQGAVEQLRVGDLTVDVDAHEVRRGTTPIALTPLEFQLLVALASKPQQVFSREMLLEQVWGYHYKADTRLVNVHVQRLRAKVELDPDNPKIVMTVRGVGYRAGSVG
- the mtrB gene encoding MtrAB system histidine kinase MtrB; amino-acid sequence: MAVTTTTTTAVAVLRDWRSWPTVLAALWRRSLRFRTLTITLLATSLAIFVTCVTMALVIQNDLFISRKNVVLEDARRAIDDAQSKLDVAEVGDDSAALQELWRSITEGLARNSSADQLAGFRVDKGPNPLRVNGFTQGGLTANQLSDGLRNRVRDFDYLQAWQSVAVAGDGGSEVPGIVVGQQLQVPEAGPFEIYFAYDLGDADQTLVFVQRTLWIAGIGLVAIVAAISWFVLRAVATPIVQAAETSARLAAGDLGVRLEVHGEDELATLGRSFNAMADSIESQIKELGELSMVQQRFVSDVSHELRTPLTTIRLAADMLNDQRDEFDPTTARTAELLYTQVQRFDILLSDLLEISRYDAGSVQLELEATSLAHVAEDVIEQMRPLAEGHGTQLRLVAPGGYSPVDMDPRRVRRVLRNLIGNAIEHGEGRPIVVTVDSNQHAVAAGVRDFGMGMAPDDAERVFDRFWRADPSRQRTIGGTGLGLSIALGDATLHGGTLAVWSKLGDGTNFVLTLPRHGTVLEGASPISTEPQEPLAELGDATQPISLTDLARELLDREDNA
- a CDS encoding LpqB family beta-propeller domain-containing protein → MSGRVTRMLRGVAIGVVALMLAACTGLPTSGDVSAGLELGEATDDTDLLFIASGPPPGASPQEIVEGFLEAAITPADNWGIARTFLTPDLQQTWRPAAGVSIDATVGSRVISSTIADDDVEAAESGDVNVQFELVANVDEFNAYSESTGASNLTFTVERSGDGEWRIAKAPDGIVIDESRFPLVFDAYPLQYFDQDWSHLVPDVRWFPRRTSIATTVTQALIGGAPSPWLAPAVQSAFPADVQLAEDAVPIDAAQVAEVALTAPASRLDQTTLARMRTQLQDTFEASGVHVSQVRFTVDGRALSAGIVKLGDDAVDPGPLVLTEDAFGLIVGDQIAPVDGISEQILALPQQVRSIEVAGDSTQAAVQLSDGHAYLVGEGRVDEVDSRPRLIAPSLDPFGFTWTVPADDPAAVHAGENDVATDKAWPNASAISAMRVSPDGARLAAVVTVGGQHWVVVVAIVRDDGVPVELGAVEQLTRIDADTDQLVWLGTTRLGVLVPDQSPLLLTQMVGGPGSVEAAPPGARSLAGARSATGVRVLDAGGTLFAHAGSAWREVASGVKVLATRSGE
- a CDS encoding phosphoribosyltransferase family protein, with translation MISHPLARGALHDIVDELAALLLAASCAGCAKPGALLCAVCRRQLTPSPTQTVTPDGLVVRAALAFDGVAARCIRRLKGEGETLLARPLGRTLAEPLVAEVVSGVLIVPVPTSRSAFRQRGYRVPELLARGAGVRASRILVPGATKADQRGLDVRERRANVSGSIRTRRRGEGQRIALLDDVVTTGATLDEAARVLTEAGFEVVSAIALAATPRHRRLIGDSSATRRK
- the raiA gene encoding ribosome-associated translation inhibitor RaiA, which gives rise to METSIVGVGVGITDRFRTVVEEKIAKIQTFAGRAQRLDVKVTHRVYRNGHVPDETVELTLVGKGPVVRAEATDGDKFVALDLAVDKMSEQLRRAKEKRVDGRQHPRGAHFEKGSGALEGIDVQPASVEVLHAVATGNVPVQNDEDEIYSPVVIRTKSFDAEWMTVEEAVDRMELVGHDFFLFVDVRSDHPSVVYRRKGWDYGVIALSTQAPPAEALAS
- a CDS encoding helix-turn-helix transcriptional regulator, which codes for MSVRQSLLAILDQGPCYGYQLRHEYDRRTGATSSLNVGQIYNTLERLERDGLVRRGDADEHGHVYWHITADGSTEAARWLASPVVHGTTGRDELAVKLAVAATLPGVDVGSVIRVQRVASVEQWEALRRERRDNDAADTPEGLAWSLVIDRMIFAAEAEVHWLDDAEKRIAQHPSHVLALELTTERPKRGRPARSAAA